In the Henningerozyma blattae CBS 6284 chromosome 8, complete genome genome, one interval contains:
- the SPC34 gene encoding Spc34p (similar to Saccharomyces cerevisiae SPC34 (YKR037C); ancestral locus Anc_1.246), whose translation MEESLDLCLQELQSSSESLNNIHFKPPGIFHNALTRLLSPNTTKQEAIPFTKVIRDRDPEEEDNLFSYNKKRRIPARTDGEKGILDYLRDREITFKGNPTENIPLVHVPNEIYLRQNDARWRKENKLSHSWLYQPNDSQHSQTNFTTQGSIGMTKSHTDRGVLERLFTKYSNDTQMIQLLKALQSGSITVGTTDNISPSKNNRRKTMFVEDFQTESLFLVLEEVTSQFPSEENRVKYQTLWEEYSTLTQQVTSLKEDIEYQTYRLNNTNTNNHASSPPSKSVADMIAKEEREIERLQTELNEKKLR comes from the coding sequence ATGGAAGAGTCATTGGACCTTTGTTTGCAAGAATTGCAAAGTTCATCagaatctttaaataacaTTCACTTCAAACCGCCAGGTATTTTCCATAATGCATTAACTCGTCTTCTATCACCAAATACTACAAAGCAAGAAGCAATTCCATTCACTAAAGTCATTAGAGACAGGGACCCAGAAGAGGAAGATAACCTTTTTagttataataaaaaaagaagaatacCGGCAAGAACGGATGGTGAAAAGGGGATCTTAGATTATTTAAGAGATCGAGAAATTACATTTAAAGGCAATCCAACTGAAAACATACCTCTAGTTCATGTACCCAACGAAATATATCTACGACAAAATGATGCTCGTTggagaaaagaaaataaattaagtCACAGTTGGTTATATCAACCTAATGACTCACAACATAGTCAAACAAACTTTACTACACAAGGGTCTATTGGTATGACAAAATCGCATACAGATCGTGGTGTTCTAGAACGTTTATTTACTAAATATAGTAATGATACACAGATGATACAACTTCTAAAAGCTTTACAATCTGGAAGCATTACTGTTGGTACAACAGATAATATATCTccatctaaaaataatagaagaaAGACAATGTTCGTAGAAGATTTTCAAACTGAGTCTTTATTCTTGGTATTAGAAGAAGTTACATCTCAATTTCCAAGTGAAGAAAATAGAGTAAAATACCAGACGCTTTGGGAGGAATATTCCACTTTAACTCAACAAGTAACTTCTTTGAAAGAAGATATCGAATATCAAACATATCGTTTAAATAACactaatacaaataatcaTGCCTCTAGTCCTCCAAGTAAATCAGTTGCTGACATGATTGCAAAGGAAGAACGTGAAATAGAGAGACTCCAAACAGAATTGAATGAGAAAAAACTCCGCTAG